The Xanthomonas sontii genomic sequence GAACGACACCCCGTCCCAGGTCGCGCCGGAGACGTCGTTGTGCGCGATCAGCAGGTCGCGGCTGTCGAACTCGCTCAGCAGGCAGGCGCTGCGGCACTTGCTCACCCGCAGGTGGGTCAGCTGGATGTTCTGGCCGTTGCGCACCACCACCAGGCTGTTGCTCAGGTACGGGCGTTCGGGCATGAACTCCTTGTCGATGGTGCCGCCGACGATCTGCAACTGCTCCACGCGCACGTCGCGGATCGGCCGCATGGGGCGCTCGTTCTGGTAGTCGCCGATGACGATGGTGGGTTGCTGCACGTGGTCGCGCATGCGCAGCACGGTGCTGTCGCCCTGGCCGCGCAGGCGCAGGCCGTCGCGCTGGATCGAGATCAGCTTGCCGACCGGGAACTCGCCGGCGCTCAGGCACACGGTGGCGGGTTTGCCGTCGTTGGGGACGCGGTCGATCGCGGCCTGCAGATCGTCGCCGGGTTGGGCGCGCACGCTGCAGTCGGAAGCGGCCGCGGGCGCGTCGGCAGCCGGCGTGGCACAGGCGGAAAACGACACGGCCGCGGCGAGCGGCAGCAACAGGGCGAGCAGGGGAGGGCGCTTCATCGGTAGGCAGACTCGGCAGTGGGGGAAGGGGGACGGCAGGCCGGCGTATGCGGTCGGACGCCGGCGCGGAGCCGATCGCGGGTCATTGTGGTGCGGACGGGCTTAATGTCAGCGTGTGCCGGGTCGGGCCGGGCAGGAACTTTGTGGCGCGGCCCTGCACCCAGTCGGCGTGGCCGGCGCCCCAGAACGGCGACAGCGGGTGGCCGCTCTGGCCGCCGGGCATGTGCACGATGCCGTCGGCCTCG encodes the following:
- a CDS encoding right-handed parallel beta-helix repeat-containing protein — translated: MKRPPLLALLLPLAAAVSFSACATPAADAPAAASDCSVRAQPGDDLQAAIDRVPNDGKPATVCLSAGEFPVGKLISIQRDGLRLRGQGDSTVLRMRDHVQQPTIVIGDYQNERPMRPIRDVRVEQLQIVGGTIDKEFMPERPYLSNSLVVVRNGQNIQLTHLRVSKCRSACLLSEFDSRDLLIAHNDVSGATWDGVSFNRTAKVKLIDNVIHDNVAAGITTEHLEDSEIRDNRLERNGSQGVYLADARRNLFAGNQFIDNKGAGLYLTCSIRQRTPQILCWDNSMSQDNTFENNTFRGNPYTYTIGVDSAANCTGPEFRPNLWRKSNQADASGIDIQPERYGHCVRFE